In Bacillota bacterium, the DNA window TGACGACAGGCGAGACAAAGGTCGACATCAAAAGCGCAAACGCCGATAGAATCGCCGCTTCAAGCCCCATCATGACTACACCCTGGAAAATCCCCAAGGAGAGCTTCCCAAAGTAGATATATACAAATCCGGCTATCGCAGTGCCCATAAGAATTGCGCAAGCTACAATAACGGCGAGTATACCTAAATATTTACCTACTAAGAAATCGGCTCTTCTTACCGGCTTGGAGAAGACGTTATAAATCGTGCGCCTATCGATCTCGCCGGGCACCTGGTTTACCGATACCGCAATTGCGATGATGGCGATTGCAAGATAGGCAATACCAAGGGCAATATCGGAGAAGAGCTGCATGCGAAGCCCGACTCTAAAAGTGGGGATCATCGGCTCAATTGCAAACAAAAGAAACGCAAATAGAACCGTTACATAGATTATCTTTTGTCTTACGGCCTCTCTTATTACATTTATGGCAATCGCACTAATCTTCATTTGGGATACCCCCGATAAGCTCGACAAAAAGTTGCTCAAGGGTTTTAGTTACTCTTCGCACATCCTTGATGTGACCGCCTGCCAGGCGAATACTATCGATCAACCCATCGAGTTCGTCTTCTTTAACCATAAAACTCTGTGCACCCTTGCGCCCCCCGGCTCTGATAACTGATTTTGCCGTCCGCCAGGTTTTAGGCAATGTATAAGCGGTTACTGTATACATATTTTCCTCATTGAGCAGGTCCTCGATTTTGCCGCGGGCGATAACTGTACCCTTATTCATAATCGCAACCTCGTGGCAGATGTTTTCTACCTCTGAGAGATAATGAGAGCTAAGAAGAATCGATTTTCCCTCGGCGTTTAACGCTAGAAGAAGCCGCCTCATCTCGACCTGTCCGATCGGGTCAAGGCCAGATGCCGGCTCATCGACAATTAGAAGGTCGGGATTATTGATAAGTGCCTGGGCGATGCCAAATCTTTGAAGCATACCTTTTGAGAATTTGGAGAGGGGTAGCTTTGCCGCATCGGCAAGTCCAACCGTCTCTAAAAGGCTACCGACCCGCTCAGCTCGCTCAGTTTTTCTAATTCCAAAAAGCTTTGCATAAAAATGAAGCGCGGCTTCAGCACTCAGGTGAGGGTAGAAGTAGGGCTGCTCAGGCAAAAACCCGATTCGCTCGCGTGCCTTTGCGCTCATCGGCTCACCGAAGATACGCACCTGGCCAGAATCGGGCCTTAAAAAACCAAGAGCCATCTTAATTGTTGTGGTTTTTCCAGCCCCATTTGGCCCAAGCAGGCCAAATACCTTGCCAGACGGCACGCTTAAGCTTACATCAACAACTGCCCTGCGCTTGAGCATGCGCCATCCAATCTTATAAGTCTTTGACAAATTCTCTAGCTCAAGTGCCTTATCCATAGCTTCAACCCA includes these proteins:
- a CDS encoding ABC transporter ATP-binding protein, encoding MDKALELENLSKTYKIGWRMLKRRAVVDVSLSVPSGKVFGLLGPNGAGKTTTIKMALGFLRPDSGQVRIFGEPMSAKARERIGFLPEQPYFYPHLSAEAALHFYAKLFGIRKTERAERVGSLLETVGLADAAKLPLSKFSKGMLQRFGIAQALINNPDLLIVDEPASGLDPIGQVEMRRLLLALNAEGKSILLSSHYLSEVENICHEVAIMNKGTVIARGKIEDLLNEENMYTVTAYTLPKTWRTAKSVIRAGGRKGAQSFMVKEDELDGLIDSIRLAGGHIKDVRRVTKTLEQLFVELIGGIPNED
- a CDS encoding ABC transporter permease, translating into MKISAIAINVIREAVRQKIIYVTVLFAFLLFAIEPMIPTFRVGLRMQLFSDIALGIAYLAIAIIAIAVSVNQVPGEIDRRTIYNVFSKPVRRADFLVGKYLGILAVIVACAILMGTAIAGFVYIYFGKLSLGIFQGVVMMGLEAAILSAFALLMSTFVSPVVNVFACILFYFVGHVKNDALAGAMESSGAAKTIALALKYLLPSLENFNVSEPAARGITIKTSFMVESLLYSAIFSAVFLAVASLALSRKEL